GCTCGAACGCATGGGGCCGGCGCACTACACGTTCGCGTACGGCAACTCGTTGTTTATCGGATTGAACAGTGAAGAGGTGGGCGCGCTGGACCGTATTTCGGATGAGCAAGTGGCATGGCTCAAAGAGCAGCTTGCGGCGGCAACAGCCACAAACATCTTCGTGTTCCTGCACAGACCCTTGTTCGCGAACGAGGGCGACCCCGAAACGGCCGGCTCCGTGTGGGAAGCGCAGTGGGCGAATGTGGCGGAAACGTTCCGCGGCTATCCAGTCCGCGCGGTCTTTGCCGGCCACGAGCATATCTACCGCGACTGCGGCGTACGCGACGGCGTGCATTATGTAATCTGCGGCGGCGCGTCCGTGTACGGCATGAGAGGAAACGCGGACGAGGGGAAGTTCAACCATTATCTTCGCGTCCAGGTGCGCGGCGGCCAGTTCAGCTGGGCCGTCATCCAGCCGGGTTCGATCCTTCCCCAGGATGCGGTCACGAGCGAGCGCATCGACGAATTGTTCCGCATCCGCAACAAATGGCTCGTCTCGGAAGAGATCTACGCCCCGCTCGGCGAACCGGTCGACCGCGACCTGCGCGTCACAATCAGCAACCCGCACGAGCGCGTTCTGACCTCTTTCTTGCGGTGGACCGTTCCCGAAGGGTGGTCGGTCATGCCCGAGCAGAGGGACTACGAAATCCCCGCTCATAGCGCGGCGCAACTCGTATTCCATGTGCAAAGCGAAGCAGCGGGCGCCGCGCGGTTCCCCGTGCCCGTGCTGCGCACCTTATACACTCAAACGCAACACGGCCCCGCGGTCGAGGTCGCGCACGACCTGCGCTTCGTCCCCGTCTTGTCCGCGCGGCGTGCAAGCAGCCCTGTCGCCCCCGACGGCGTGCTGAGCGAATGGGAAGGCGCGCAATTCGCGCCGTCCGCGTATCCCGCCGGTTTCACCGGCGCGGCTCTCGACGACCTGGCCTGCGAAACGGCGTTCCTCTGGGACGAAGATTGGCTCTATATGGCGGTGCGCGTGCGCGACAACGAGTTTCATCAGCCCTACGCGGGCGACATCGTCTGGAAGGCGGACAATGTCGAGATGTTTCTCGACGGCTGGAGTTGGGGGCTCAGCCTGACCGCGCACGGGCCGGAAGTCTTCCTGTATCACGGCATCAACGTCTCCGCCGAGACGGTGAATACCGACGTGAAGCTAAGCGTGAAACGCGATGGAACCGGAACCTTCTACGAGGCGGCATTCCCTGAGTCGCATCTTGCGCCGTTGAAACTCGCGCCGGGCGCCAGCTTCCGGTTCAATTCGCTCATGAACGACCTCGACCCCTCGGGCCCGGAAACGGACCGGCACTGGCTGCAACTCGCGCCTGAGACAGGCTCCCCGGGCAACCCGCCGCCTCGCGTCAAGGTCGTGCTCGAACCCTGAAAACGATGAGAGGGAGAACACCGGGCCAATCAGCGCAGCTGACGCTGCAGCCCGACCGCCACGCCCTGAATCTGTACGTCGTGAGCGGGATAGCGCAAGGGCTGCATCGTCGGGTGCGCGGGGCGCAACTCCACCTGGTCGCCCGCGGGATGAAAATACTTCACCGTCGCCTCATCGCCAATCAGCGCCACGACAATGTCCCCCGTTCGCGGCCGACGCTGCTGGTCGACCACCAGAATGTCGCCGTCCAGGATACCCGCTTCGGTCATGCTGTCGCCGTTTACGCGCAGGCAGAACGCCTTGCGCCGCGCAAGCGATGACGCGACCGGCACGTAGTCTTCGATGTTCTCCGCCGCGTACAACGGCGGACCCGCCGCGACGCGCCCCACGAGCGGCAACGCCCCGATGTTGTGCTGATACAAGCCCGCCGCCGCCTGCTCGGTGACGCGAATGCCGCGCGCTTTCGAACTGCGTTCCAGGTACCCTTTTTTTTCCAGCGCCACAAGGTGGTCCCGGGCCGCATTCGTGGATGTCAGGCCGAATTCGTCGCAGATTTCCGACATCGTCGGCGGGAGCCCATGGTCGCGGACGCATTCGATCACGAACTCGAGTACGTTGCGCTGCCGTTTCGTGAGCCCTTTCGCCATGACAGGTTCCTCGATAAAGACTGAATTTCTTTACAGGGATATTCTTTCAGATTTATTCAGCGGTGTCAAGAGGCGGTCAGCAAGCTGACCGAAAAAGAGCGGCAGCAAACTGCAGTATCTCCACACGAAACGCGGCAATACGTTGGCGAAAGCAGAAAACAGCCTGCTTAACGCAGGGCCCCCGAGGCGGGCTCATATTCCCAGGTCCGGCCAGGGTAAGGGTGTTCGGGCAGGAGCGCCAGATAACCCGGCTGGACCAGTTCTTCGAGAGACGAGGCCCAGCGGCCCGTGTCGCGCCGGAATTTCTCGATGGCGTTGCGGATGGCCGTCTCGCGGCGGCGCGTGTCTTCATCAAGCAGCGTCGTATTGCGCACAACGCCGTCCGCGTCGATGAAAAAACGACCGCCCAGCGGGTCCACCGGCAATTGGGTGATCACCCCCGCGCGCAACAGCTCCTCGAGGTCCTTCACGGGCTGGCGAGTCCGGCGCGCGTAGGCCGCGGCCTGTTCCGTCAGGGCGCGGCAGTACTCGCGGATGGCGAGTTCCTCGAGTTTGCGCGCGGCCATGTCGCGGAGCAGCCGGTCTTCGCTCTGCGCCAGCTTCTCCCACATCTCGCGTTCGAGGGCCGTGTCGCTGATATCGCCCGCCGCGCGCAGCTTGTCCACCAGGTCCGCGACATATGCCGGCGCGCGGCCCGTATCGGCGCTCATGGCGAGATAGCGCCGGGCCCGTTCACGCGAACCCGGTTCGTCCTTGCGGTTGAGCAGATAGATCATCGCCATCTCGTAGGGCAATTCCCAGGCATCCGGGACCTGCACCGACCCCTTCTCCAGCAGATGCAGCCCGGCATCGTCGTCTGCGCGCAACGACGCCAGAAAGATGCCACCGTAGCGATACACGTCCTTGAAGTAGGGGTCGAGACGGACACACGTGTTCAGCATATGGTCCAACCACGTGAACGCCCGGTCCCCCTTCAACTGCGTCGCGGTGTATTGGATGCAGCGCAGCCACAGAAAATCGGCGATTATGCTGTCCATGCCGCACGTGAAATGGTTGAGCAGCTTCTCGTTCGGCAGGTAGAGCAGTTCGTCCTCGACGGACGCGCGCGCCGCGTCGATTCGCACTTGCGCCCCGACGGCCAGCGCGGCCAACAAAGCCGCGCACGCCAGCGCGGCCCATCGCGCGCCCCGCTTCATACATCCTTTTCCTTGAAGGCCAGCGCGGCCAGGATCAGCAGCACGACGGTATACGCGAGGCCATAGGCCAGCGTCCACGCCACGTACGCCAGCGAAACGGGCACGCCATTCGCCGCCTCCGCGCGGATATCGAAATTGCTCAGGTTCGGGATTACGTAATAGGCGATTTCGAGGGCCTCTTTCGCGGCGGTGCCGTCGAACTGCGGCGGCAGGTCGTGAAACACGCCCGTGGCGTGGCCGAACGCATACACCGAGAACACGATAACCGCGCCGAGTATGGGCGACGTGAGCGTCGACAACAACACGGCGAACGCCGTGACCAGCAGCAATTTCCAGTAGATAAGCAGGACGGCGAGGAAGAACATCGCGTCGAGACTGCCGCCCAGCAACAGCACATAGACCGCGGACACGCCCGTCATGATGGCTGTCACGGCCAGCAGAAGTCCCATCAATCCGAAATACTTGCCCAGGATGAACTCGTACCGGTGTATCGGCTGCGAGATGATCGTGTACAGCGTGCGCTTGTCGATTTCCTTGTAGACGAGACTGGTGCCGACGAAAATGGCGATCAGCACGCCGAACAACGAAATCGCCGCCAGCGTGATGTCCTTCACGATCTTGATGTCCTGGCCGATGCTGATCCACCCGAGCGCCTTCGACCCCAGAATCGTGACGCCCGCGAAGAACAGCAGCACGTACAGTACCTTGTCGCGCACCGATTCGCGGAACGTGTTCTGGGCAACGGCAAGGATGCGGTTCACGGCGCGTCATCCTTCTCCTGCGCTTCGATGAAGTAATCTTCCAGCGACTTGCGCACCGGGCTGTACTCGACGAGCCGCCCGCCCGCCCCGTGCACGGCCCTGACGAGGTCATTCGCGGCGTCCTGCCCGTCCACAACGAAGATGTGCAGGTCGTCAATGGTCCGGTGCGACACGGCGCGCCCGGCCTGCGCTTGGGCCGCATCGGCGCTCAGTCCTGAGACAACCACCTCGACCTGGTTCAACCGT
The sequence above is drawn from the Candidatus Hydrogenedentota bacterium genome and encodes:
- a CDS encoding ABC transporter permease: MNRILAVAQNTFRESVRDKVLYVLLFFAGVTILGSKALGWISIGQDIKIVKDITLAAISLFGVLIAIFVGTSLVYKEIDKRTLYTIISQPIHRYEFILGKYFGLMGLLLAVTAIMTGVSAVYVLLLGGSLDAMFFLAVLLIYWKLLLVTAFAVLLSTLTSPILGAVIVFSVYAFGHATGVFHDLPPQFDGTAAKEALEIAYYVIPNLSNFDIRAEAANGVPVSLAYVAWTLAYGLAYTVVLLILAALAFKEKDV
- a CDS encoding metallophosphoesterase, translating into MRASPCLYPVLILIFAAMCAGTAGHAALIEQSLERLRQSPPVCPDAFDFVVVADSNTLEPLEQAEVFKQILREVNVLKPGFVFEAGDIILGGAAEGVPPQWDVFEQTIAACEPPYLAIPGNHDISDAATERIWLERMGPAHYTFAYGNSLFIGLNSEEVGALDRISDEQVAWLKEQLAAATATNIFVFLHRPLFANEGDPETAGSVWEAQWANVAETFRGYPVRAVFAGHEHIYRDCGVRDGVHYVICGGASVYGMRGNADEGKFNHYLRVQVRGGQFSWAVIQPGSILPQDAVTSERIDELFRIRNKWLVSEEIYAPLGEPVDRDLRVTISNPHERVLTSFLRWTVPEGWSVMPEQRDYEIPAHSAAQLVFHVQSEAAGAARFPVPVLRTLYTQTQHGPAVEVAHDLRFVPVLSARRASSPVAPDGVLSEWEGAQFAPSAYPAGFTGAALDDLACETAFLWDEDWLYMAVRVRDNEFHQPYAGDIVWKADNVEMFLDGWSWGLSLTAHGPEVFLYHGINVSAETVNTDVKLSVKRDGTGTFYEAAFPESHLAPLKLAPGASFRFNSLMNDLDPSGPETDRHWLQLAPETGSPGNPPPRVKVVLEP
- the lexA gene encoding transcriptional repressor LexA, which encodes MAKGLTKRQRNVLEFVIECVRDHGLPPTMSEICDEFGLTSTNAARDHLVALEKKGYLERSSKARGIRVTEQAAAGLYQHNIGALPLVGRVAAGPPLYAAENIEDYVPVASSLARRKAFCLRVNGDSMTEAGILDGDILVVDQQRRPRTGDIVVALIGDEATVKYFHPAGDQVELRPAHPTMQPLRYPAHDVQIQGVAVGLQRQLR